The following are encoded in a window of Poecile atricapillus isolate bPoeAtr1 chromosome 3, bPoeAtr1.hap1, whole genome shotgun sequence genomic DNA:
- the DDX1 gene encoding ATP-dependent RNA helicase DDX1 has translation MAAFSEMGVMPEIAQAVEEMDWLLPTDIQAESIPLILGGGDVLMAAETGSGKTGAFSIPVIQIVYETLKDQMEGKKGKATIKTGGAVLNKWQMNPYDRGSAFAIGSDGLCCQSREIKEWHGCRATRGVTKGKYYYEVSCHDQGLCRVGWSTMQASLDLGTDKFGFGFGGTGKKSHNKQFDSYGEEFTMHDTIGCYLDTEKGQIKFSKNGKDLGLAFDIPPHIRNQALFAACVLKNAELKFNFGEEDFKFPPKDGYVGLCKAPESSVVKSQHSGNAQVVQAQNLPNAPKALIVEPSRELAEQTLNNVKQFKKYVDNPKLRELLIIGGVAARDQLSVLEQGVDIVVGTPGRLDDLVSTGKINLSQVRFLVLDEADGLLLQGYSDFINRIHSQIPQITSDGKRLQVIVCSATLHSFDVKKLSEKIMHFPTWVDLKGEDSVPETVHHVVVPVNPKADKLWERLGKNHIRTDEVHAKDNTRPGANTPEMWSEAIKILKGEYTVRAIKEHKMDQAIIFCRTKIDCDNMEQYFIQQGGGPDRKGHQFSCVCLHGDRKPQERKQNLERFKRGDVRFLICTDVAARGIDIHGVPYVINVTLPDEKQNYVHRIGRVGRAERMGLAISLVAKEKEKVWYHVCSSRGKGCYNTRLKEEGGCTIWYNEMQLLGEIEEHLNCTIAQVEPDIKVPVDDFDGKVTYGQKRALGGGLYKGHVDILAPTVQELAALEKEAQTSFLHLGYLPNQLFRTF, from the exons ATGGCGGCGTTCTCGG AGATGGGTGTTATGCCTGAGATAGCTCAAGCAGTGGAGGAGATGGACTGGCT TCTCCCTACGGATATCCAAGCAGAGTCCATCCCGTTGATCTTGGGAGGTGGTGATGTACTTATG GCTGCTGAAACTGGGAGTGGAAAAACTGGT GCTTTCAGCATTCCAGTTATCCAGATTGTTTATGAAACACTGAAAGACCAAATGGAaggcaagaaaggaaaagccactATTAAAACTGGAGGGGCTG TGCTCAATAAATGGCAAATGAACCCCTATGACAGAGGGTCAGCTTTTG CAATTGGATCGGATGGTTTGTGTTGTCAAAGCAGAGAGATTAAAGAATGGCATGGATGCAGAGCAACTAGAGGTGTGACTAAAG ggaaatacTACTATGAAGTTTCCTGTCATGACCAAGGCTTGTGCAGAGTTGGTTGGTCAACTATGCAGGCTTCATTAGATCTGG GCACTGATAAATTTGGCTTTGGCTTTGGTGGCACCGGTAAGAAATCTCACAACAAGCAATTTGACAGCTATGGTGAG gAATTCACTATGCATGATACAATTGGGTGTTATCTAGACACAGAAAAAGGacaaataaaattttccaaaaatg GGAAGGACCTTGGCCTTGCATTTGATATCCCACCACATATAAGGAACCAAGCACTTTTTGCAGCTTGTGTACTGAAG AATGCTGAACTGAAATTCAATTTTGGAGAAGAAGATTTCAAGTTTCCACCAAAAGATGGCTACGTTGGTCTTTGCAAGGCTCCTGAGAGCAGTGTTGTAAAATCACAGCACTCAG gAAATGCACAAGTGGTTCAAGCACAGAACCTTCCAAATGCTCCAAAAGCATTGATTGTAGAACCATCAAGAGAGCTGGCAGAACAAACTTTGAACAATGTGAAGCAGTTCAAAAAATACGTTGATAATCCCAAGTTAAG GGAACTGTTAATTATTGGTGGAGTTGCTGCAAGAGATCAACTCTCTGTACTGGAACAAGGT GTGGATATTGTTGTTGGAACTCCTGGAAGGCTGGATGACCTGGTCTCAACAGGGAAGATTAATTTATCTCAAGTTAGATTCCTGGTTCTGGACGAAGCT GATGGCCTTCTCCTCCAAGGTTATTCAGATTTCATAAACAGGATCCACAGTCAAATTCCTCAGATAACCTCAGATGGAAAGAGACTTCAG GTGATTGTGTGCTCTGCAACACTGCATTCTTTTGATGTGAAAAAACTATCTGAAAAAATCATGCATTTTCCCACCTGGGTTGATTTGAAAGGAGAAGATTCTGTCCCTGAAACTGTACACCATGTAGTTGTGCCTGTAAATCCAAAAGCTGATAAACTCTGGGAAAGGCTCGGCAAGAATCATATCAGA ACTGATGAGGTACATGCAAAAGACAATACAAGACCTGGCGCTAACACTCCAG aaatgtgGTCTGAAGCTattaaaattcttaaaggagAATACACTGTTCGGGCAATCAAAGAGCACAAGATGGACCAAGCCATTATTTTCTGCAGGACTAAAATAGACTGTGATAATATGGAGCAGTACTTCATCCAACAGGGCGGAG GCCCTGATAGGAAGGGGCATCAATTCTCATGTGTCTGCCTGCATGGTGATAGAAAACCtcaagaaagaaagcaaaatctgGAAAGATTTAAG AGAGGAGATGTCCGTTTCTTGATCTGCACAGATGTTGCTGCTAGAGGAATTGATATTCATGGCGTTCCATATG TTATCAACGTGACACTCCCTGATGAAAAACAGAACTATGTTCATCGAATCGGGAGAGTCGGCAGAGCTGAGAG GATGGGTTTGGCAATCTCCCTTGTggcaaaggagaaagaaaag GTTTGGTATCATGTATGCAGTAGTCGTGGAAAAGGATGCTATAACACTAGACTGAAGGAAGAAGGAGGTTGTACCATATGGTACAATGAGATGCAG tTGCTGGGGGAGATTGAAGAACACTTGAACTGCACTATTGCCCAAGTTGAACCAGATATAAAAGTACCAGTGGATGATTTTGATGGGAAAGTTACATATGGGCAGAAAAGAGCTCTGGGTG GTGGACTCTATAAAGGCCATGTGGATATTCTGGCACCTACAGTACAAGAGTTGGCTGCCCttgaaaaggaggctcagacaTCTTTCTTGCATCTTGGCTATCTTCCTAACCAGCTGTTCAGAACATTCTGA